A stretch of Zootoca vivipara chromosome 13, rZooViv1.1, whole genome shotgun sequence DNA encodes these proteins:
- the LOC118094145 gene encoding zinc finger protein 883-like: protein MYGRCYEGRCCAESKQLIEGLEGGGDTRYQAGLQNVPKQDVRSRCHDGLDAEGEQRAHPELDVDEIKKIIELHSNTECKQTCGSNWNDPPEADGDLDGENDVHVYLDEEGAQDLSSDVDGDINQDTGGSPIQAFHTDVEGIRSVSPEVEEEADGDSIEDFDSDVDNGEDRVLCLDVSDGDRDFDISTSQRDVNCESSLAVASLVSPSAPDKPYRCPECGKYFGTSSILGQHRRIHSGEKPYRCGACGKCFTRGSTFLQHQRTHTGEKPYKCPDCGRCFGRSSNLVQHQRVHTGERPYNCGTCGKSFSLSSTLIQHQIIHTGEKPYKCSDCGKCFNRNSNLLNHRRVHTGERPFACRVCGKAFSESSSLTQHQRTHTGERPFRCKECGKCFSLSSTLIQHHVTHTGEKPYECLDCGKSFGLSSTLLRHQRVHTGEKPFECQDCGKTFGVSSHFLQHRRVHTGERPFQCPDCGRAFSQRAHLALHQKTHQNGTALQLHHPTLYICSDCGKSFRQSSHLAQHQRVHTGERPYRCEDCGHGFSQSSKLLEHQRVHTGERPYPCKDCGRRFGHSSALLQHRRIHTGERPYKCPCCEKAFCQSSALMQHQRIHTGELPYACQECGKRFRYLLQYTRHQKAHFRGGASGLAGEAATLTMKNKLVPSAGDET from the coding sequence ATGTACGGGAGATGCTATGAGGGCAGATGCTGTGCTGAGAGCAAACAGCTTATCGAAGgtttggaaggtggtggggatACCAGATACCAAGCTGGGTTACAAAATGTACCCAAACAGGACGTCCGTAGCAGATGTCATGATGGCTTGGACGCTGAAGGAGAACAGAGAGCTCACCCAGAGTTGGACGTTGACGAGATCAAGAAAATAATCGAGTTGCACTCAAACACAGAGTGTAAGCAAACTTGTGGCAGCAACTGGAATGATCCTCCAGAAGCTGATGGGGATTTAGATGGGGAGAATGATGTACATGTCTATCTAGATGAGGAGGGTGCCCAAGATTTGTCTTCCGACGTGGACGGTGACATTAACCAAGACACAGGTGGAAGCCCTATTCAAGCTTTCCATACAGATGTGGAAGGAATCCGAAGTGTCTCTCcagaggtggaggaagaagcagatgGAGATTCCATTGAGGACTTTGATTCTGATGTGGACAATGGAGAGGACCGTGTTCTCTGCTTGGATGTCAGCGATGGTGACCGAGACTTTGACATTAGCACCAGTCAACGGGACGTCAACTGCGAGTCGTCCCTTGCAGTCGCCTCGCTGGTTTCCCCTTCTGCACCTGACAAACCATACAGGTGCCCCGAATGCGGGAAATACTTCGGCACCAGCTCCATCTTAGGCCAGCACCGCCGCATCCACAGCGGAGAGAAGCCCTACAGGTGCGGCGCCTGCGGAAAATGCTTCACCCGGGGCTCGACCTTTCTCCAGCACCAGCGGacgcacacgggcgagaagccgtaCAAGTGCCCCGATTGCGGCAGGTGCTTCGGCCGGAGCTCCAACCTCGTTCAGCACCAGCGGGTCCACACGGGGGAGAGGCCCTACAACTGTGGCACCTGCGGAAAGTCCTTTTCCCTCAGCTCCACCCTTATCCAGCACCAGAtcatccacacgggagagaaaccgtataaatgCTCCGATTGCGGCAAGTGCTTCAACCGTAACTCCAACTTGCTGAACCACCGGCGAGTGCACACCGGGGAGCGCCCCTTCGCCTGCCGCGTCTGTGGCAAGGCGTTTTCCGAGAGCAGCTCCCTCACCCAGCACCAGCGGACCCACACCGGGGAGCGCCCTTTCCGGTGCAAGGAATGCGGGAAGTGCTTTTCGCTCAGCTCCACTCTGATCCAGCACCACGTcacccacaccggggagaagccttaTGAGTGCCTGGACTGCGGCAAGTCCTTCGGCCTCAGCTCCACCCTGCTGCGCCACCAGCGGGTCCACACCGGAGAAAAGCCCTTCGAGTGCCAGGACTGCGGGAAGACCTTCGGCGTCAGTTCGCACTTCTTGCAGCACCGCAGAGTCCACACGGGCGAACGCCCCTTTCAGTGCCCGGATTGTGGGCGCGCCTTTAGCCAGAGGGCGCATTTGGCACTACATCAAAAGACCCACCAAAATGGGACGGCCCTGCAGCTTCACCACCCAACCCTCTACATCTGCAGcgactgcgggaagagcttccgGCAGAGCTCGCACTTGGCGCAACACCAGAGGGTCCACACCGGCGAGAGGCCATACCGATGCGAGGACTGTGGGCACGGCTTCTCCCAGAGTTCCAAGCTGCTGGAGCACCAGCGGGTCCACACCGGCGAGAGGCCGTACCCTTGCAAGGATTGCGGGCGCCGCTTTGGGCACAGCTCGGCACTTTTGCAACACCGGCGCATTCACACCGGGGAGAGGCCGTACAAATGCCCATGCTGCGAGAAGGCTTTCTGCCAGAGCTCGGCTCTCATGCAGCACCAGCGTATCCACACCGGGGAATTGCCGTACGCGTGCCAGGAATGCGGGAAGCGCTTCCGATACCTCCTGCAGTACACGCGGCACCAAAAGGCGCATTTCAGGGGAGGGGCCTCAGGTCTTGCAGGAGAAGCAGCTACATTAACAATGAAGAACAAGCTGGTACCTTCAGCAGGGGATGAGACTTGA